The following proteins are co-located in the Tiliqua scincoides isolate rTilSci1 chromosome 8, rTilSci1.hap2, whole genome shotgun sequence genome:
- the ZFAND6 gene encoding AN1-type zinc finger protein 6 isoform X3, whose amino-acid sequence MAQETNHSQAPMLCSTGCGFYGNPRTNGMCSVCYKEHLQRQNGSNGRISPSATSVSSLTESLPVQCTEGSIQEAPSTLDSTAIPPMQPSPVSSPSLLLAESVATSEVESTDVVDKTIPEREDVQASASDSAEPSSEEQEKSLDKPKQKKTRCFMCRKKVGLTGFECRCGNVFCGVHRYSDVHSCSYNYKADAAEKIRKENPVVVGEKIQKI is encoded by the exons ATGGCCCAAGAAACCAACCACAGCCAAGCGCCTATGCTTTGTTCCACTGGATGCGGATTTTATGGAAACCCTCGTACGAATGGCATGTGTTCGGTATGCTATAAAGAACATCTTCAACGGCAAAATGGTAGTAATGGTAGAATTAGCCCGTCAG CAACTTCTGTTAGTAGCCTAACTGAGTCTTTACCAGTTCAATGCACTGAAGGCAGCATCCAGGAAGCTCCATCAACACTAGATTCTACAGCTATACCGCCTATGCAGCCAAG CCCCGTGTCAAGCCCTTCATTACTCTTAGCAGAATCTGTAGCAACATCTGAAGTGGAAAGCACAGATGTAGTGGACAAAACAATACCTGAAAGAGAAGATGTGCAAG CTTCAGCATCAGATAGCGCAGAGCCTTCCTCTGAAGAACAGGAGAAGTCACTCGACaaaccaaaacagaaaaaaactcgCTGCTTTATGTGCAGGAAGAAGGTTGGTCTTACTG GGTTTGAATGCAGGTGCGGAAACGTCTTCTGCGGTGTACACCGTTACTCAGATGTCCACAGTTGCTCTTACAATTACAAAGCCGACGCTGCTGAGAAAATCAGAAAAGAGAATCCTgtagttgttggtgaaaagatCCAGAAGATTTGA
- the ZFAND6 gene encoding AN1-type zinc finger protein 6 isoform X2, translated as MAQETNHSQAPMLCSTGCGFYGNPRTNGMCSVCYKEHLQRQNGSNGRISPSATSVSSLTESLPVQCTEGSIQEAPSTLDSTAIPPMQPSPVSSPSLLLAESVATSEVESTDVVDKTIPEREDVQDESTKVRTKSHDTDLTLNTVASASDSAEPSSEEQEKSLDKPKQKKTRCFMCRKKVGLTGFECRCGNVFCGVHRYSDVHSCSYNYKADAAEKIRKENPVVVGEKIQKI; from the exons ATGGCCCAAGAAACCAACCACAGCCAAGCGCCTATGCTTTGTTCCACTGGATGCGGATTTTATGGAAACCCTCGTACGAATGGCATGTGTTCGGTATGCTATAAAGAACATCTTCAACGGCAAAATGGTAGTAATGGTAGAATTAGCCCGTCAG CAACTTCTGTTAGTAGCCTAACTGAGTCTTTACCAGTTCAATGCACTGAAGGCAGCATCCAGGAAGCTCCATCAACACTAGATTCTACAGCTATACCGCCTATGCAGCCAAG CCCCGTGTCAAGCCCTTCATTACTCTTAGCAGAATCTGTAGCAACATCTGAAGTGGAAAGCACAGATGTAGTGGACAAAACAATACCTGAAAGAGAAGATGTGCAAG ATGAGAGCACAAAAGTGAGAACGAAGAGCCACGATACAGATTTAACACTAAACACAGTAG CTTCAGCATCAGATAGCGCAGAGCCTTCCTCTGAAGAACAGGAGAAGTCACTCGACaaaccaaaacagaaaaaaactcgCTGCTTTATGTGCAGGAAGAAGGTTGGTCTTACTG GGTTTGAATGCAGGTGCGGAAACGTCTTCTGCGGTGTACACCGTTACTCAGATGTCCACAGTTGCTCTTACAATTACAAAGCCGACGCTGCTGAGAAAATCAGAAAAGAGAATCCTgtagttgttggtgaaaagatCCAGAAGATTTGA
- the ZFAND6 gene encoding AN1-type zinc finger protein 6 isoform X1, with protein MAQETNHSQAPMLCSTGCGFYGNPRTNGMCSVCYKEHLQRQNGSNGRISPSATSVSSLTESLPVQCTEGSIQEAPSTLDSTAIPPMQPSPVSSPSLLLAESVATSEVESTDVVDKTIPEREDVQEPTSVDLAETISIDSTGEELSMDNSDLPDTARGSETECDYDASIENNIDDLDFADESTKVRTKSHDTDLTLNTVASASDSAEPSSEEQEKSLDKPKQKKTRCFMCRKKVGLTGFECRCGNVFCGVHRYSDVHSCSYNYKADAAEKIRKENPVVVGEKIQKI; from the exons ATGGCCCAAGAAACCAACCACAGCCAAGCGCCTATGCTTTGTTCCACTGGATGCGGATTTTATGGAAACCCTCGTACGAATGGCATGTGTTCGGTATGCTATAAAGAACATCTTCAACGGCAAAATGGTAGTAATGGTAGAATTAGCCCGTCAG CAACTTCTGTTAGTAGCCTAACTGAGTCTTTACCAGTTCAATGCACTGAAGGCAGCATCCAGGAAGCTCCATCAACACTAGATTCTACAGCTATACCGCCTATGCAGCCAAG CCCCGTGTCAAGCCCTTCATTACTCTTAGCAGAATCTGTAGCAACATCTGAAGTGGAAAGCACAGATGTAGTGGACAAAACAATACCTGAAAGAGAAGATGTGCAAG AACCAACATCAGTGGACCTTGCCGAGACAATTTCAATAGACAGTACCGGAGAGGAATTATCGATGGATAACTCAGATTTACCTGACACTGCCAGGGGCTCTGAAACAGAGTGTGATTATGATGCAAGCATAGAAAATAATATAGATGACCTGGATTTCGCAGATGAGAGCACAAAAGTGAGAACGAAGAGCCACGATACAGATTTAACACTAAACACAGTAG CTTCAGCATCAGATAGCGCAGAGCCTTCCTCTGAAGAACAGGAGAAGTCACTCGACaaaccaaaacagaaaaaaactcgCTGCTTTATGTGCAGGAAGAAGGTTGGTCTTACTG GGTTTGAATGCAGGTGCGGAAACGTCTTCTGCGGTGTACACCGTTACTCAGATGTCCACAGTTGCTCTTACAATTACAAAGCCGACGCTGCTGAGAAAATCAGAAAAGAGAATCCTgtagttgttggtgaaaagatCCAGAAGATTTGA